A genomic region of Candidatus Marimicrobium litorale contains the following coding sequences:
- a CDS encoding MBOAT family O-acyltransferase: protein MLFNSFQFLLLFLPVVLLVFVFLARTGNTEAQILWLIAASLIFYGSWNPAFVALIVFSAAVNFRIGQFLATTLNEANKHRWLVIGILFNLGLLGYFKYANFFIENLNALGIWFIPLPEITLPLAISFFTFQQIAYLVDVRRGKCKEYQFRHYALFVVFFPQLIAGPIVHHREMMPQFENVRRRDELWPDLAVGFTIMTIGLFKKVVLADSLAQYADPLFGTAANGGALNAIDSWIATLSFSFQIYFDFSGYSDMAIGSARLFGIRLPENFRSPYKAKSIIEIWDRWHITLSRFLRDYLYIALGGNRNGSTRRYRNLLITMLLGGLWHGAAWTYVVWGGLHGIYLCLNHGWRALCDKTGITRSLESPLLTLVYIICTFLAWSLALVVFRAPDLKTSISVMAPGFTEFSIQQNYLLNSTVATSTLGKFFEALGFASGSYLSVYLTLGVSAVVIWVLPNTQTYMRAFDPALGATGDASRGLVNMQWRPGIMNALITAFMLSAGLLSLSAISEFIYFQF, encoded by the coding sequence ATGTTATTCAACTCGTTTCAGTTTTTACTTCTCTTCCTGCCTGTAGTGCTTCTTGTTTTTGTTTTCTTGGCTCGGACTGGCAATACCGAAGCACAGATCCTTTGGCTAATCGCGGCTTCTCTTATTTTTTACGGCAGCTGGAACCCGGCGTTCGTTGCATTAATTGTTTTCTCTGCCGCCGTAAACTTTCGGATCGGACAATTTTTAGCCACCACCTTAAACGAAGCGAACAAACATAGATGGTTAGTGATAGGAATCTTATTTAACCTTGGTCTGCTGGGCTACTTCAAATATGCCAATTTCTTTATTGAAAATCTCAATGCGCTGGGTATTTGGTTTATTCCACTTCCCGAGATCACTCTGCCTTTAGCGATTTCCTTTTTCACCTTCCAGCAAATTGCCTATCTCGTCGATGTCCGACGAGGCAAGTGCAAAGAATATCAATTCCGACACTATGCTCTGTTCGTTGTCTTCTTCCCACAATTAATAGCGGGCCCAATTGTTCATCACCGTGAAATGATGCCACAGTTCGAAAACGTGCGGCGACGAGATGAACTCTGGCCAGATCTGGCAGTGGGCTTTACCATCATGACCATCGGTCTTTTTAAGAAAGTCGTTCTGGCAGACTCGCTGGCACAATATGCCGACCCTCTCTTCGGTACAGCTGCAAATGGTGGAGCCCTCAATGCGATAGATTCCTGGATAGCCACCTTAAGTTTCAGCTTTCAGATTTACTTCGATTTTTCTGGTTACAGTGATATGGCAATTGGTAGCGCCCGCCTTTTTGGCATTCGATTGCCTGAGAATTTCAGATCACCCTACAAAGCAAAAAGTATTATCGAGATATGGGATCGCTGGCATATTACTCTGTCTCGCTTTCTCAGAGACTATCTTTACATCGCTCTGGGTGGCAACAGGAACGGCTCGACACGACGCTATCGAAATCTGCTTATCACTATGCTGCTGGGAGGCCTGTGGCACGGCGCAGCCTGGACTTATGTGGTGTGGGGTGGGCTTCATGGAATATACCTGTGCCTTAACCATGGCTGGCGTGCGCTATGCGACAAAACAGGCATAACACGTTCACTCGAAAGTCCACTACTTACGCTCGTTTACATAATCTGCACATTTCTGGCCTGGTCACTCGCACTGGTGGTTTTTCGCGCTCCAGACTTAAAGACATCTATCTCGGTTATGGCTCCCGGGTTCACAGAATTCTCCATTCAACAAAATTATTTATTGAATTCCACGGTTGCGACATCGACCTTGGGTAAATTTTTTGAGGCTTTAGGCTTCGCCTCAGGAAGCTACTTGTCTGTCTATCTGACGCTAGGTGTTTCAGCTGTGGTCATCTGGGTGCTACCCAATACGCAGACTTATATGCGCGCTTTCGATCCGG
- a CDS encoding sulfatase-like hydrolase/transferase: protein MRRTLALIVLVTAPLSSHVSAQCGFVPDFCDYDTDGVVDANDINAIIGAYGTPVDPYTFGDVDGDGVLTVSDAQECAEQCESGDCDIVDSSKPNILLIIADDLSYDHYGFAGHSTIQTPSIDALAAQSVRFPATYVSSFCRPSLATLLTGLPEHRHGVTYHAGGALGDFPTLAERLQTAGYSSYQAGKFFEGSPDSRGFTDFLPYGAIGSFFNIGNVLVGRTTLQPIYDFMAETTSPWFVWFSPYMPHTPHNAPDEYRTLYEGLGLDAATIEYFAMISWFDSVVGELLQEVSEDTVVIYLSDNGYVQSAVSEEPEPGSKNASFEHAIRTWLLVRDRSTAAVEHTELANAWDVTTTVLSFAGVYHDDLPGQALLAQPLSELPAYGSRSSLVFQWPAGTFLERWIHVGDWKLIDVEVGDDQLYNLALDPTELINQIDAPESAQQHLDLRNELGAVW, encoded by the coding sequence ATGCGTCGCACACTGGCGCTAATAGTATTAGTAACCGCCCCCCTGAGCAGCCACGTGAGTGCGCAGTGTGGCTTCGTTCCTGACTTCTGTGACTACGACACAGATGGCGTTGTTGATGCTAATGACATTAATGCCATTATCGGAGCATACGGTACGCCAGTAGATCCTTATACTTTTGGGGATGTTGATGGCGATGGCGTTCTAACGGTGTCAGATGCGCAGGAGTGCGCGGAACAATGTGAGTCCGGTGATTGTGATATTGTCGATAGCAGCAAGCCCAATATCCTGCTGATCATCGCGGACGATCTGTCTTATGATCATTATGGCTTTGCCGGTCATTCAACCATACAGACACCTTCGATTGATGCTCTTGCGGCACAATCGGTTCGGTTTCCTGCAACGTACGTTTCCAGTTTTTGCCGTCCCTCACTTGCGACCCTGCTTACAGGTTTGCCAGAGCATAGGCATGGCGTGACATACCACGCGGGGGGGGCGTTGGGTGATTTTCCAACTCTCGCAGAGCGTTTGCAAACGGCTGGCTACTCTAGCTACCAGGCCGGCAAGTTCTTCGAGGGCTCTCCTGACTCAAGGGGTTTCACGGATTTCCTCCCTTACGGCGCTATTGGTAGTTTTTTCAATATAGGAAATGTGCTCGTCGGACGCACCACACTGCAACCCATCTACGACTTTATGGCAGAAACCACATCACCGTGGTTTGTCTGGTTCAGCCCCTACATGCCGCACACTCCCCATAATGCGCCCGATGAATACCGGACGCTCTACGAGGGGTTAGGTTTAGATGCCGCAACTATTGAGTACTTCGCTATGATTTCGTGGTTCGATTCGGTGGTTGGAGAATTGCTCCAAGAGGTCAGCGAAGATACCGTCGTGATTTATCTTTCCGATAATGGCTACGTGCAGTCAGCTGTTAGCGAGGAGCCAGAACCCGGCAGCAAGAACGCCTCGTTCGAGCATGCCATTCGCACCTGGCTGTTGGTGCGCGACCGCTCAACCGCAGCCGTTGAGCATACAGAGCTCGCGAATGCGTGGGATGTGACCACAACGGTCCTTTCCTTCGCAGGTGTTTACCACGATGATTTGCCCGGACAAGCGCTCCTTGCTCAGCCTCTATCTGAGTTGCCTGCATACGGAAGCCGATCATCGCTGGTGTTTCAGTGGCCAGCAGGAACCTTCTTAGAGCGATGGATTCACGTCGGCGATTGGAAATTGATCGATGTCGAGGTTGGCGATGATCAACTGTATAATCTGGCGCTCGACCCGACTGAGCTCATAAACCAGATCGACGCTCCCGAAAGCGCCCAGCAACACCTCGATCTGCGAAATGAGCTGGGTGCAGTGTGGTAG
- a CDS encoding DUF4956 domain-containing protein, whose amino-acid sequence MNDQSLNFSDIFQKSFLAADSGMERYTSIEIIVNMGMSFLLGMFIFYIYRNTYQGVLYQRSFNVSLIAIAMVVTMVIMIISGNLILSLGMVGALSIVRFRTPIKDPVDLVFIFWAIAIGIGNGVGYFSLTILGSIIMTAAIYALTRRDDQDQPYLLVIQMSDAAIELAALEFIRKGVERYALKSKSVNPDYIEIIAEVKLRNADSAFIEHLQKEYGVTKATLVSYSGEMAQT is encoded by the coding sequence GTGAATGATCAAAGCTTGAATTTCTCAGACATTTTTCAGAAGAGCTTTCTTGCTGCGGATAGCGGCATGGAGCGCTATACGAGCATTGAAATTATTGTGAATATGGGTATGTCTTTTCTGCTAGGCATGTTCATTTTCTATATCTACCGAAACACTTACCAGGGCGTCCTGTATCAGCGTAGTTTTAATGTTTCGCTGATCGCAATCGCGATGGTCGTCACTATGGTAATAATGATTATCAGTGGCAATCTTATTCTTTCCCTGGGCATGGTTGGTGCATTATCCATTGTCAGATTCAGGACCCCAATAAAGGATCCAGTAGACCTCGTGTTCATCTTCTGGGCAATTGCTATCGGGATAGGCAACGGCGTCGGCTATTTCAGCCTGACTATACTCGGTTCTATTATAATGACCGCTGCGATATATGCTCTCACCCGGAGAGATGACCAGGATCAGCCCTACTTACTCGTGATCCAGATGAGCGATGCCGCTATTGAACTGGCGGCGCTCGAATTTATCCGCAAGGGCGTGGAGCGATATGCATTAAAGTCCAAGTCAGTTAACCCGGACTACATCGAGATCATTGCCGAAGTGAAGTTGCGGAATGCGGACTCGGCCTTTATCGAACACCTACAGAAAGAATATGGAGTGACCAAAGCTACACTCGTCTCTTACTCCGGAGAGATGGCACAAACCTGA
- a CDS encoding polyphosphate polymerase domain-containing protein yields the protein MNPANLTVQRSELKYYVSNSQCFLLAARLQHVLTPDEHSKPGIGYFIRSLYFDSADDKCLHEKQSGLLFRKKYRLRIYDTAAQTVKFEIKNKFNNQIFKESAILSRESAKRIIDGEYEELLKYQNPVLNKAFIEFSSHLYRPKVIVDYDRDAFVGGFFNLRVTMDKNLKSNNSDFDIFSSTLQTIPVILEGKQILEIKYNEVFPDYVRGIVQPGAFERCAISKYTLGRRFMKHNKWEDN from the coding sequence TTGAATCCGGCAAATCTCACTGTTCAGCGTTCGGAGCTAAAATATTATGTAAGCAATAGTCAGTGCTTTTTACTTGCTGCGCGCCTGCAGCATGTCCTGACACCTGATGAGCATAGCAAACCTGGTATTGGTTATTTTATTCGCAGCCTGTACTTTGACTCGGCTGACGACAAGTGTCTGCATGAAAAACAATCTGGCCTTTTATTTCGAAAAAAATATCGATTACGCATTTACGACACAGCCGCTCAAACAGTGAAATTTGAAATAAAAAACAAATTTAATAATCAAATATTTAAGGAATCTGCAATCCTGTCAAGAGAAAGTGCAAAACGGATTATTGATGGTGAGTATGAGGAGTTGCTAAAGTACCAAAATCCGGTTCTTAATAAGGCGTTTATCGAGTTCAGCAGCCACCTCTACAGGCCTAAGGTGATCGTTGACTACGATCGTGATGCTTTTGTTGGAGGTTTTTTTAATCTCCGAGTTACGATGGACAAAAACCTCAAGTCCAACAACAGCGACTTCGATATTTTTTCTTCGACCCTGCAAACTATACCGGTTATTCTAGAGGGTAAGCAGATTCTCGAAATAAAATATAACGAAGTATTTCCGGACTATGTGAGAGGGATCGTTCAACCGGGCGCATTTGAACGTTGCGCCATCAGTAAATATACTCTTGGTAGAAGATTCATGAAACATAATAAATGGGAAGATAATTAA
- a CDS encoding CotH kinase family protein: protein MRLIRLLWRYSLFVTVPVSILFATWGLRTLQLYYAEYEFGLFGRSTILYDSGRVTAVYLQDSMQEAILGSNVDADFNLFLDDGVLRQLNSDLPYSGLGGENFQPAYMAYPNGEIERIQVRYRGDMTNHWLFKAKSLRIKTRKKMLLGDMRRFNLVVNEGDDIVGPHLSYQLANMMGLLAPASEMVTVNINGKFDGLRMFVEQVDESFLRRRNIMPGDIYSGDNIGRSRYWGLPRSLFESSLNWDKASANNHYPLDSKAPLEAMLESAKRKEFTSLDMEAFGTFAAYIDLINNWHHDGFHNWKLHYDHYTERFSPIVWDSDGWLDYWADSPGRGGIISAPLLRDLYLDHDFLFERQKALLKFYRNFEAEFLQVVENDVLALQEKAADITHYVALLKDIYGSTDVQRAVSEFPDKVGRVLHEVKEATVDLSGVYAFEPTAAGVRVEISRVPVSRLRIEFETGTPLPEKMIVQYTLDGELIERDVSLLLERDGNSIVVNQRLMPASVLEERHRFRAATYDLLIEGASKDAIAQVWMSPMSMDDNEIAANQRKNIEIIEFIGESNIVHEPINPEPVIFSGSVAIDDFRTIYRDVVIQPGTQLLFGEGAGLRIYGKLHAVGTQTLPITFTAKNRDAPWGALVLKDDRADDSRIVHCTFENGSGLKGSTFEYTALLSIHNVTGVLIEKSLFKDSRITDDMLHTVYSDVTILDSEFHRSRSDAADLDISTAQIINSKFLYSGNDGLDLMSTQAVVRRSTFSDSGDKAVSVGENSELIAVNSIFSNSEVGVQSKDRSHAMIFNSVISENKIGVDAYQKNLQYGGGGTLTVTNSILENNHETATADGTSKVAVIDSYVDAITKGESNVSYALIDSSNKLRPAGDALSVLAGDVKAAAAFRMFADRKVRGLTPSKGNGP, encoded by the coding sequence ATGAGACTTATTCGTCTTCTCTGGCGCTACAGCCTGTTTGTCACAGTACCCGTTTCCATTCTTTTTGCCACCTGGGGTTTACGTACTCTTCAGCTTTACTATGCGGAGTACGAGTTTGGCCTTTTCGGTCGATCCACAATACTCTACGATTCAGGAAGAGTTACCGCTGTGTATTTGCAGGACTCTATGCAGGAGGCAATACTTGGTTCCAATGTTGATGCAGATTTCAATCTGTTCCTCGATGATGGCGTACTGCGTCAACTGAATAGCGACCTGCCATATAGCGGACTCGGCGGTGAAAATTTCCAACCCGCCTATATGGCTTATCCGAATGGCGAAATTGAAAGGATACAAGTTCGGTATCGTGGGGACATGACAAATCACTGGCTGTTCAAAGCTAAATCACTGCGTATCAAGACGCGCAAAAAAATGCTGCTGGGCGATATGCGACGATTCAATCTCGTTGTAAATGAAGGAGATGATATCGTGGGTCCCCATCTATCATATCAACTTGCAAACATGATGGGCCTACTCGCTCCCGCAAGTGAGATGGTGACGGTCAACATTAACGGAAAATTTGATGGACTGAGAATGTTTGTTGAACAAGTCGATGAATCATTTCTAAGGCGAAGAAATATCATGCCTGGAGATATTTACTCAGGAGATAATATTGGCAGGAGTAGATATTGGGGCTTACCCCGTTCCTTGTTCGAAAGCAGTTTAAACTGGGATAAAGCTTCCGCCAACAATCATTACCCACTAGACAGTAAGGCTCCACTCGAGGCGATGCTGGAGTCGGCCAAGAGGAAAGAGTTCACCAGTCTCGACATGGAAGCCTTTGGTACTTTTGCTGCATATATTGACTTAATTAATAACTGGCACCACGATGGATTTCATAACTGGAAACTGCATTACGATCATTATACTGAGCGTTTTTCGCCTATCGTCTGGGACAGTGACGGTTGGCTCGACTACTGGGCGGACAGCCCGGGCCGGGGCGGAATTATTTCAGCGCCTCTGCTGAGAGATCTTTATCTTGACCACGACTTTCTGTTCGAACGCCAGAAAGCACTTCTTAAATTTTATCGGAATTTCGAGGCAGAGTTTTTGCAGGTTGTCGAAAATGATGTACTGGCGCTTCAGGAAAAGGCAGCGGACATCACGCATTATGTTGCTTTGCTGAAAGACATTTACGGCTCTACTGACGTACAACGGGCAGTGAGTGAATTTCCGGACAAGGTGGGCAGAGTTCTTCATGAAGTCAAGGAGGCAACCGTCGATTTATCGGGAGTTTATGCATTTGAGCCAACAGCAGCTGGGGTGCGCGTAGAAATTTCAAGGGTTCCGGTCAGCAGGCTGCGAATCGAGTTCGAGACCGGTACACCTCTGCCAGAGAAGATGATTGTGCAATATACGCTGGATGGCGAATTAATAGAGCGGGATGTGTCTCTGCTGTTGGAACGAGACGGCAACAGTATTGTCGTGAATCAACGTTTGATGCCTGCTTCCGTTTTAGAGGAACGTCATAGATTTCGTGCAGCGACCTACGATCTATTAATTGAGGGTGCTAGCAAGGATGCCATCGCGCAAGTGTGGATGAGTCCTATGTCTATGGATGACAACGAGATCGCGGCAAATCAGCGGAAAAATATTGAAATTATTGAATTTATTGGTGAATCAAATATCGTTCACGAGCCGATAAATCCTGAACCAGTAATATTCAGTGGCAGCGTCGCTATCGATGATTTCAGGACAATATACAGAGATGTTGTCATCCAGCCAGGCACACAACTACTTTTCGGTGAGGGAGCCGGCCTAAGAATTTATGGAAAATTGCATGCAGTCGGCACTCAGACACTGCCTATTACATTTACGGCTAAAAATCGCGATGCCCCGTGGGGCGCCCTTGTTCTCAAAGACGATAGAGCCGACGACTCACGAATCGTACACTGTACGTTCGAAAATGGCAGCGGGCTAAAGGGAAGCACGTTTGAATATACAGCGCTGCTGTCCATACACAATGTCACAGGAGTATTAATAGAGAAGTCTCTTTTCAAAGATAGTCGGATCACGGATGACATGCTCCACACGGTTTACAGTGACGTGACCATATTAGATAGTGAATTCCACCGGTCGCGTTCGGATGCAGCAGATCTCGATATTTCTACCGCGCAGATTATTAACTCTAAATTTTTGTACAGTGGGAATGATGGGCTGGACTTGATGAGCACCCAAGCAGTTGTTCGCAGAAGCACATTTTCAGACTCAGGAGACAAGGCGGTGTCCGTAGGCGAGAATTCTGAATTAATAGCCGTTAATAGCATCTTTTCAAACAGCGAGGTGGGGGTACAAAGCAAAGATCGTTCCCACGCTATGATTTTCAATTCCGTGATCAGTGAGAACAAGATTGGAGTTGATGCATACCAAAAGAATCTTCAATATGGCGGGGGCGGGACGTTAACGGTTACAAATAGCATTCTCGAGAACAATCATGAGACTGCAACCGCTGATGGAACATCAAAGGTAGCAGTGATTGATTCATATGTGGATGCGATAACAAAAGGCGAATCGAATGTATCCTATGCGCTCATTGATTCAAGCAACAAGTTGCGCCCTGCAGGAGACGCTCTGAGCGTGCTAGCCGGAGACGTTAAGGCTGCGGCGGCTTTCAGGATGTTCGCAGACCGCAAAGTGCGAGGGCTGACACCATCAAAGGGGAATGGGCCTTGA
- a CDS encoding acyltransferase family protein, with amino-acid sequence MKSSTGQYFVGLDHVRALAVFMVFAWHFIHIHSGHLADPPLFPLSILTEGHTGVALFMTLSGYLFAKLLNGKNINYPSFIWNRILRLAPLLILVILLVALKFYLQGGDTVAYFKFIREGLIKPVLPNGGWSITVELHFYLILPLLLFISRKSRYLPLVFIAGMIGFRLYLYHVNGTVQFYSYYTIIGRIDQFVFGILAYQYRDYIRGRHYLALFTLLLFAIFYTYVDTLGGFYSHYPFRSRSAVWAVVGTVEGFSYALLIAWYDNSFRHSSGRLSRFIALIGTYSYSIYLLHIFYVFDLPKFVDAKMFDLSNIYVALIVSPFFMLLMMPVAWASYHYVELPFLRFRTKYIKDEKT; translated from the coding sequence TTGAAATCATCAACCGGACAGTATTTTGTCGGATTAGACCATGTACGCGCACTAGCGGTATTTATGGTATTCGCGTGGCACTTTATTCACATACACAGTGGCCACCTCGCAGACCCCCCGCTGTTCCCGCTTTCTATCTTGACGGAGGGGCATACGGGTGTCGCACTCTTTATGACTCTCAGTGGATACCTGTTTGCAAAGTTACTGAATGGTAAAAATATCAACTATCCATCATTTATATGGAACAGGATTCTTCGACTGGCGCCTTTACTGATCCTGGTTATTTTATTGGTGGCGCTGAAATTTTATCTTCAAGGCGGAGATACCGTAGCCTACTTCAAGTTTATCCGGGAGGGGCTAATCAAACCGGTTTTACCAAATGGCGGCTGGTCTATTACCGTGGAGTTACACTTCTATCTGATTCTTCCTCTACTGTTATTCATATCACGAAAATCACGATACCTGCCGCTTGTATTTATCGCCGGCATGATCGGTTTTCGTCTTTATCTTTATCACGTAAACGGCACCGTTCAGTTTTATAGCTATTACACAATCATCGGCCGCATTGATCAGTTTGTATTCGGCATACTTGCATATCAATACAGAGACTATATAAGGGGGCGACATTATTTGGCCCTATTTACGCTACTGCTCTTCGCAATTTTTTACACCTACGTGGACACGCTGGGTGGGTTTTATAGCCATTACCCATTCCGTTCGAGGTCTGCTGTCTGGGCCGTAGTGGGCACCGTCGAAGGGTTCTCCTATGCCCTGCTGATAGCTTGGTACGACAATTCTTTTCGCCACTCTTCGGGAAGACTATCACGCTTTATCGCGCTTATCGGCACCTACTCATATTCCATATACTTACTACATATTTTTTACGTCTTTGACCTCCCGAAATTTGTCGATGCAAAAATGTTCGACTTGTCTAACATATACGTTGCCTTGATCGTTTCACCTTTTTTTATGTTGTTAATGATGCCAGTCGCGTGGGCCAGCTACCACTATGTCGAGCTGCCGTTTTTGCGCTTTCGCACAAAGTACATAAAAGACGAGAAGACTTAG
- a CDS encoding inorganic diphosphatase yields MKSAEQTSTSVFSVASDLTLTDAYTIDAPVHLVHDIEPVVTGDYIRVVVEIPTGSVQKWEVDKIEGNLKWELRDGYPRVINYLGYPGNYGMIPGTLQGKKAGGDGDPLDVLIVGQAVPRGSIVTARIIGMLNMTDKGMQDDKLIAVLKDSAFEEIYTIKQLDKKFPDASRIIKLWFANYKGQKKIVIKGYSGRKSAREALSRGISDYIANSKKAS; encoded by the coding sequence ATGAAGTCGGCGGAACAAACGTCAACATCGGTGTTTTCGGTTGCCAGTGATCTTACACTCACTGACGCCTATACAATCGACGCACCGGTTCACCTTGTTCATGATATCGAGCCGGTTGTGACGGGAGACTATATTCGCGTAGTCGTTGAGATTCCGACAGGTTCTGTACAGAAATGGGAGGTGGATAAAATTGAAGGAAATCTGAAATGGGAACTAAGAGATGGTTATCCACGAGTTATAAATTATCTTGGTTATCCCGGAAACTATGGAATGATACCGGGCACACTACAGGGAAAAAAAGCAGGCGGAGATGGCGATCCGCTGGATGTCTTGATTGTTGGGCAGGCCGTCCCGAGAGGCAGCATCGTCACGGCGCGAATTATCGGCATGTTAAACATGACCGATAAAGGTATGCAAGACGATAAATTGATCGCCGTTTTAAAAGACAGTGCATTCGAGGAGATCTACACGATCAAACAGCTGGATAAAAAATTTCCAGACGCCAGCAGAATCATTAAGCTCTGGTTTGCTAATTATAAAGGCCAGAAAAAAATAGTCATAAAAGGCTACTCCGGCAGAAAGAGCGCGCGCGAGGCCCTGTCTAGGGGAATAAGTGATTATATTGCAAATTCAAAAAAAGCAAGCTGA
- a CDS encoding RhlG family 3-oxoacyl-ACP reductase: MIESLFSMQDKICVVTGGSRGLGAYMTQGFLEAGAKRVYITARKAEACVSAAEELSQYGECIAVPGDMATTDGLQTFVSELISREQHIDVLVNNAGAGWGAPFGEFPEKGWDKVMDINVKSPFFLVQALTPLLRSNASAENTASIINIGSIAGIIGNGLDNFSYAASKTAIHQLTRILSTELAKDHIRVNAIAPGRFYSKMTEFLSSDQKAFEDELKTIPMRRWGEASDIAGVAIMLASQAGAFITGQVIPVDGGTSVIN; the protein is encoded by the coding sequence ATGATTGAATCGTTATTCTCCATGCAGGACAAAATTTGTGTTGTTACCGGCGGCAGTCGCGGACTTGGGGCATATATGACGCAAGGCTTTCTTGAGGCAGGAGCGAAGCGTGTTTACATCACAGCTCGAAAAGCCGAGGCCTGCGTCAGCGCCGCAGAAGAACTCAGTCAGTACGGTGAGTGCATTGCCGTCCCGGGCGACATGGCAACAACTGATGGCCTGCAAACGTTTGTCTCCGAATTAATATCGCGCGAGCAGCATATTGATGTACTGGTAAACAATGCAGGCGCCGGTTGGGGTGCGCCTTTTGGGGAGTTCCCAGAGAAGGGCTGGGACAAGGTGATGGACATCAATGTCAAAAGCCCGTTTTTCTTGGTGCAAGCGCTGACCCCATTGCTCAGGAGTAATGCCAGCGCTGAAAACACCGCCAGCATTATTAATATTGGTTCCATTGCCGGCATTATCGGGAATGGCCTCGACAACTTCAGTTACGCAGCTTCTAAGACTGCTATCCATCAACTTACCCGCATACTCTCCACTGAACTTGCCAAAGATCATATTCGTGTAAACGCCATCGCACCCGGTCGTTTTTATTCAAAAATGACGGAGTTTTTAAGCAGTGATCAAAAAGCGTTCGAAGATGAACTTAAAACGATACCCATGCGTCGCTGGGGAGAAGCGTCTGACATCGCGGGTGTCGCTATTATGCTAGCTTCGCAGGCAGGCGCCTTTATAACGGGCCAGGTCATTCCGGTGGATGGCGGGACTTCGGTTATAAACTAA
- a CDS encoding demethoxyubiquinone hydroxylase family protein, protein MNSAAPVMPLPPVAQLPEWLQAELRSNHAGELGAVFIYRGILTVSRDHQLRNFAAEHLHQEEEHMATFDAWLKPSQRSLLLPVWRIAGFMLGALPALIGPAAVFTTIDAVERFVILHYRSQISQLDASGQWGGVTALLRSFCSDEERHQADALRRYPMRRRTTIALIWSSAVSVSSRISVALARRF, encoded by the coding sequence ATGAATAGCGCAGCGCCAGTGATGCCGCTGCCACCCGTTGCACAATTGCCTGAATGGTTGCAGGCCGAGCTGCGGTCAAACCACGCTGGCGAGCTTGGCGCTGTTTTTATTTATCGGGGTATACTCACGGTGAGTAGAGACCATCAGTTGCGCAACTTCGCCGCGGAGCATTTACATCAGGAAGAAGAGCACATGGCGACGTTTGACGCATGGCTTAAGCCAAGCCAGCGCAGCTTGTTGCTGCCTGTCTGGCGCATCGCGGGATTTATGCTGGGGGCACTGCCTGCGCTAATTGGGCCCGCAGCTGTTTTTACCACGATCGACGCAGTCGAACGTTTTGTCATATTGCACTACCGCAGCCAAATCTCGCAGCTTGACGCCTCTGGCCAATGGGGCGGCGTAACTGCCCTGCTACGGTCATTTTGTTCAGACGAAGAACGGCACCAAGCCGACGCGCTTCGGCGTTATCCCATGCGGCGCCGCACTACAATAGCTTTAATTTGGTCTTCCGCCGTTTCCGTGAGCTCGCGTATCTCGGTCGCGTTAGCCAGGCGCTTTTAA